From Crassaminicella indica, one genomic window encodes:
- the flhF gene encoding flagellar biosynthesis protein FlhF encodes MKVKRYIANDAQEAMLKVKSELGANAVILHSRKIKRPGFLGLFKKPLIEMVAAVEENERKKKYNIKNEKKYINNQGEFNKIDELKQQVGNIENLLNNFIHKIDNVEQTDEVKRPILFDKYYNHLIENNIEKSIAEKIMNIAVKQVSFSSENEEVINKAIKIIIREYLGTPNMINEDSKDQKKIILVGPTGVGKTTTLAKLAARFAIGKNKSVGLITADTYRIAAVEQLRTYSEILDIPIKVIYEPEEIQEAIEEFKDKDIILIDTAGRNHRSAEQLEEVKKLISYIENPDIFLVISVTTGYKDIKSIIKAYDFIEDYHLLFTKLDEATGVGNILNAKILTNKKLSYITTGQSVPDDIEYANSEKIANIIVGELYE; translated from the coding sequence ATGAAGGTAAAAAGGTATATAGCTAATGATGCACAGGAGGCTATGCTAAAAGTAAAGTCTGAGCTAGGAGCAAATGCAGTAATCTTGCATTCAAGAAAGATTAAAAGACCAGGTTTTTTAGGATTGTTTAAAAAACCACTTATTGAGATGGTTGCTGCTGTTGAAGAAAATGAAAGAAAGAAAAAATATAATATTAAAAATGAAAAAAAATATATAAATAATCAAGGAGAATTCAATAAGATTGACGAATTAAAACAACAAGTAGGAAATATTGAAAATTTATTAAATAATTTTATTCATAAAATTGATAATGTTGAACAGACTGACGAAGTAAAAAGGCCGATATTATTTGATAAATATTATAACCATCTTATAGAAAATAATATTGAAAAAAGCATAGCAGAAAAGATCATGAATATAGCGGTAAAGCAAGTTAGCTTTTCAAGTGAAAATGAAGAAGTTATAAATAAAGCAATAAAAATAATTATACGAGAATATTTAGGAACCCCCAATATGATAAATGAAGATAGCAAAGATCAGAAAAAAATAATTTTAGTTGGTCCTACTGGCGTTGGGAAAACAACAACCCTTGCAAAATTAGCAGCTAGGTTTGCTATTGGAAAAAATAAATCTGTTGGATTGATTACAGCGGATACCTATAGAATTGCTGCGGTAGAACAGTTGCGAACTTATAGTGAAATTTTAGATATTCCAATAAAAGTAATATATGAGCCTGAAGAAATCCAAGAAGCTATAGAAGAATTTAAAGATAAGGATATTATTTTAATAGATACAGCAGGTCGCAACCATAGATCAGCAGAACAACTAGAGGAAGTAAAAAAACTGATTAGTTATATAGAAAATCCAGATATTTTTTTAGTAATTAGTGTTACAACTGGGTATAAAGATATAAAAAGCATTATAAAAGCCTATGATTTTATAGAAGATTATCATCTATTGTTTACAAAATTAGATGAAGCAACTGGAGTAGGGAATATATTAAATGCAAAAATTTTGACTAACAAAAAACTCTCTTATATTACAACAGGGCAAAGTGTTCCAGATGATATTGAATATGCAAATTCAGAAAAAATCGCGAATATAATTGTAGGTGAATTGTATGAATGA
- the flhA gene encoding flagellar biosynthesis protein FlhA codes for MKFGDIVVSLAVIAVIIIIIMPIPLIVVDILLSLNISLSMLILLIAIYNKEPLEFAVFPSMLLLTTLFRLSLNISTTRYILSKGNAGAVIEAFGQFVVGGNAVVGFIIFLIIIIIQFMVITKGAERVSEVAARFTLDAMPGKQMAIDADLNSGLITEAEARERRMRIQNEADFYGAMDGASKFVKGDAIAGIIITIINITAGFVLGMLGKGLSFMEALQKYTLLTVGDGLVSQIPALLISTATGIVVTRAASDSDLGNDVIKQLFRQPKIMFIIAGVLLFLGLTPLPDLPYFLLSGVFVYLGFMLKKSIQESIVEEEEVHQDTEAEDIRKPENVLPLLQVDPIELEFGYGIIPLADPNQGGDLFDRLVMIRRQCALELGIIVPMIRLRDNIQLESNQYVIKIKGIDVAAGNIVFDHYLAMNPGTAEGDISGIDTVEPAFGLPAKWIQEDEREKAEIFGYTVVDPSSVISTHLTEIIKRHAHELLGRQEVKSLLDNVKEHNEALIDELVPKIMSLGEIQKVLSNLLREGISIRDMVTILETLADYGTITRDTEMLTEYVRQSLSRAITKQFIDGDHVKVITLDQSLEQTIMESIQQTEHGSYLNLDPNIAQAVLNNLATQIEKLMSVGEQPIILTSPIVRGYFKKLTEQLTPELIVLSYNEIDSKIEVQSIGVVSA; via the coding sequence ATGAAATTTGGTGATATTGTTGTATCACTTGCAGTTATAGCAGTTATAATAATAATTATCATGCCAATACCATTAATTGTTGTAGATATATTGTTAAGCTTGAATATTTCATTATCAATGCTTATTTTGCTCATTGCAATATATAATAAGGAACCATTAGAATTTGCAGTTTTTCCTTCTATGTTACTATTAACTACATTATTTAGATTATCTTTAAATATTTCTACTACTAGATATATTCTTTCTAAAGGTAATGCGGGAGCTGTTATCGAGGCATTTGGACAATTTGTTGTAGGTGGTAATGCTGTTGTTGGATTTATTATATTTTTGATTATTATTATCATACAATTCATGGTAATTACCAAAGGTGCAGAAAGAGTATCAGAAGTAGCAGCAAGATTTACACTAGATGCGATGCCAGGAAAACAAATGGCGATTGATGCTGATTTAAATTCAGGTTTAATTACTGAAGCAGAAGCACGGGAAAGAAGAATGCGCATTCAAAATGAAGCGGATTTTTATGGAGCAATGGATGGAGCTAGTAAATTTGTAAAAGGAGATGCTATTGCAGGGATTATTATAACTATTATTAATATTACAGCAGGCTTTGTTTTAGGAATGCTCGGTAAAGGGTTAAGCTTTATGGAAGCACTTCAAAAATACACTTTATTGACGGTTGGAGATGGTTTAGTAAGTCAAATTCCTGCGCTTTTGATTTCAACAGCGACAGGTATTGTAGTAACAAGAGCTGCCTCTGATTCAGATTTAGGAAATGATGTAATAAAGCAGCTGTTTAGACAGCCTAAAATAATGTTTATTATTGCTGGTGTATTATTATTTTTAGGATTGACACCACTTCCAGATCTTCCTTATTTCTTATTAAGTGGTGTATTTGTGTATTTAGGCTTCATGCTTAAAAAATCTATTCAAGAAAGCATTGTTGAAGAGGAGGAAGTTCATCAAGATACAGAGGCTGAAGATATAAGAAAGCCAGAAAATGTACTTCCATTACTACAAGTAGATCCAATTGAATTAGAATTTGGGTATGGGATTATTCCATTAGCAGATCCTAATCAAGGTGGAGACTTATTTGACAGGTTAGTTATGATTAGAAGGCAATGTGCACTCGAATTAGGAATTATTGTACCTATGATAAGGCTTAGGGATAATATACAATTAGAATCTAATCAATATGTAATTAAAATAAAAGGAATAGATGTGGCAGCAGGAAATATTGTATTTGATCACTATTTAGCAATGAATCCAGGTACAGCTGAAGGAGATATTAGTGGAATTGATACAGTAGAGCCTGCTTTTGGACTACCTGCAAAATGGATACAAGAGGACGAAAGAGAAAAAGCAGAAATTTTTGGATACACGGTTGTAGATCCTTCTTCAGTAATATCAACTCATCTTACTGAAATTATTAAAAGACATGCTCATGAGCTATTAGGAAGGCAAGAGGTTAAATCTTTACTTGATAATGTAAAAGAACATAATGAGGCATTGATTGATGAACTTGTACCTAAAATCATGTCTTTAGGAGAGATTCAAAAAGTACTTTCTAATTTATTAAGAGAGGGTATATCTATAAGAGATATGGTAACTATTTTAGAAACACTTGCAGATTATGGAACAATTACAAGAGATACAGAAATGTTAACAGAATATGTAAGGCAGTCACTTTCAAGGGCTATTACAAAACAGTTTATCGATGGAGATCATGTGAAAGTTATCACACTTGATCAGAGCTTAGAGCAGACCATTATGGAATCAATTCAGCAAACAGAGCATGGATCATATTTAAATCTAGATCCAAATATAGCACAAGCAGTTTTGAACAACTTGGCAACACAAATTGAAAAATTGATGTCTGTTGGGGAACAACCAATAATATTAACTTCTCCTATTGTGAGAGGCTATTTTAAAAAGTTAACAGAACAATTAACTCCTGAATTGATAGTTCTGTCTTATAATGAGATCGATTCAAAAATTGAAGTACAGTCTATTGGGGTGGTGAGTGCATAA